The sequence GGTGATCGCCAGAATGGCATTCATCCGCTCGATAGGAATAAATCTAAAAAAGCTGCTCTCATCTTCTTTGCCGATTTTATTAAAAATCTGATCCAATTCCTCAACCAACGTCGGCGGGTCTACATGTGACAACGGAAACATCGCAAACGAACGGCCACGCATGATGTCCGCATCAAATATCGATACGATTTCCTGAACGCGCTCAAGTTCGGCTGCCGTGCCTCCTACAACCAGCAGATTGCGGGTCGCATCACTGTGTAATATGGTCTTTTCGCCGACCAGGGGTTTAAGAATTTCCCCCATGTTGGCGACATCTACATTTCTGATTGGATAAACCTTTACCTGATAACCGGAAGGCAAGGTTTTGGCCCCCCCTGCTAAGGATAAGGAAGACGTCATCAAAGCCTCACCCGCAGGTTCTATATGATAAACACCCCCGTCTTTGACGAGCGCGGCATTGTTCATACGCAGCAACATCTCCAGCGTTGGCATCAACTGTTCCTTGCTGAGTGGTTTCGTGGTTTGCAGGGTCACTTTTCCCGCCACTTTGGGACTCAATACATAGTTCTGCCCCAAAATATCACTGATGATGACTTTGGCGACTTCACCCAAATCGGCCTCATCAAAATTCAGGCTATAGGTACCAGGCCCACCCTCAGATGAAGGACTTCTGCGTGCGGCAAGTTCGGAAACCGGCAAGCCACCGCCCGGATAAATTTCGGTTTTCAGCTTATCTTTTTCATCCGTTAGCGGTTTATTATCCAGTTGTTCATAAATCACACCTTGATGATCGATATCATTGGTTAACGGTTGCGTCAGCAGTAATTTAGGTTTTTGCTGAGGCCCCATAAATTCACAACCGTTTAACGTCAGGCTTAAAACAGCCAAATACGTTGTTGCTTGAATTAGATTATGTTTTTTCATTGGGTAAGATTTTCTTCAGGAATAGGTTCACTTTGACCGGCATCAGGCGGCATTTCAGGTACCGGAGGCATCTGTGGAGGGGCCTGTCTGGTTTTGGGCAGCTCTTTCAGTTTTGGCTTCCGCAAGATCAATTCTGTTGATTCGCCGCCACGTTCAAGCACGGCTTTATCCGGCAATATTTCGATCAACTTCCAGCCGTCCACTTCCTGGTCTTTGGAAATTTTAGTATGGCTTTTCTGGTTAGGCTGAATTTTGGTCCGGCGCAGCAATACGCTCTGTTTTTGTTGCGTGGTGTAAACCCCTGTCAACTCCCATTCCAATACTTCTGAGCTCATGGCATTCGGAGAATTATCAGTATCCGCTTCCGGTACCGGTCGTCTGCCTTCAATAAACAAAGGTCTGCTGACCAAATCGGCGTAACTGTCTTCAGTCTGCTGATCGAGTTTTAACTGCGGGAATTCCCGCTCATCGTATGCGGGACTGACAGTAGTTCCATCAGGATCTGCTTCATCGTTTGAAGATGCCCAGTACCACCATTCTCCGACGATCAACACCAGAAGAATGGCACAAACACCGGCCTGTAATTTGATTAGCCCAACATTGATCATTTTCCTTTCCCCATAAAACTGGAGGCCTGAAAACTGATGTTCAACTTGTTACTGGGTTCGATTTTACGGGTTACCCGGTTGCGTATGCCTCGCTCAGGACGTATATCAAGGTCGTCAATAACAAATAAGGGGATTGACGATTCGATTTGAAATAAAACGGAACGCAAGGTTTCTATATCCCCATTCATCCTGACTTTGACGGCTATACGGGTAAATTCACCTTCAGTTTTGCTGGGCAAAACCTGCGTACTGGTTAACTGGCCTCCGCCATTGGCAATAGCCGTCTTGATAAATTGTTGCAAATCAGCAGACGCCAGAGCCTCTGTACCCTGGCTACTGAAATAGTTCTGCGTGCTTTTAGCCTGCTTGATTTGTTCAATATTCTCTATGAC comes from Methylicorpusculum oleiharenae and encodes:
- the gspM gene encoding type II secretion system protein GspM yields the protein MIKLINKYPPQRWFAVGLLIAVILLVIGFLIVPLVNEALDLRDEKNELLFRLERYQRVIAKKEAVIENIEQIKQAKSTQNYFSSQGTEALASADLQQFIKTAIANGGGQLTSTQVLPSKTEGEFTRIAVKVRMNGDIETLRSVLFQIESSIPLFVIDDLDIRPERGIRNRVTRKIEPSNKLNISFQASSFMGKGK